The sequence cttgCACAGCTCGTCACCACattaataaccttttttttttttttttttctcgtcaCCTGTAAATACTGTAAGAAAAACCTGCATCAAGGACTCCAGGGACGTACCGTAAGAACAGAGAACTGAAACTGGCCATTAAAGTACTTCAATAAGGAGAGAGACAGACTCGCTGCTGCAAAAACACTCGTCCTGATCCCAAGATAAAAAGGAAGGAGTGGGCCGAACATTTGTTTCTTAGTTTCCCAGCTGTCCGGGTTGGTCCCGTCTGTCTTTGAACACAAAAAGTGTTGCGGTGCCTTTCTTCAAGTACCTTTTTTTTAGATGGAGCTAAAACGGACCGTGCTTCGGGGGTTTcgaccacaggaagctgcagcgTGATTCATCCGAGCGCCGTGTGCAGGCTCGACTTTGCCTGAGCGCCAcgtttagccttttttttttttttttttcccagaccTCACTGACGGAAAGATGCAGTTTTTGGGCAGCAGTGGGCCGTTCAGAGCCCCttatacaataaaaatgttcataCTCAGTATTATTGGACTTTCCCTACAGCGTTCAGAATGCTGCACATGTACAACGTGTCATAAAGTTGTGTAAATACACTCGTATCATAAAGAAGATAAAGATGCAATAGGGATATAACAGAATTTATCTTAATCAATGTATTTTGCATATATGCATGTCTTCTAGGGTAGTTTTGAGGAAGAAACAGACTTTAGTTCATTTCAAtttgaaagttgtttttttgtttgtttttcctctgacTTATGCTTTGGAGAAATGTCTacggtttgtgtgtgtgtgtgtgtgtgtgtgtgtgtttgtgtaaaacATGAGTTTGGGTAAGTTTGTGAACATTTCCCCTTCAATACGTGAGACAgcggccttttttttttttttttaacgttatACCCCAACAGCTCAAAAGGACCACACCAGTAGTTTCAACTAATTTTTAATAATTGCTTCACATTTACTCAACATTGGATCTTCTCATTTTGGAATATTTGATACTTTTGGTGCGTACTTCTCTACAATTTCTGGTTTGTTAAAAGCTTCCAAACATTATGTCGCACTTTCCTTCAGGCATTGAAACATATTGAAGCTCTAAAATGTATAAAGTAGATATTTGCatgttaaagtttatttaagaAATTGACAAAATCTGCAATTTTGCTTATCTTGCCTACAAATTTGGATTTGCCTAAACTGAATACTGGTTTGGTCCTTCTGGAAATGTCTCACCTGAGGGAAGTTACAGATGAGGGCTACGTGATTAAATTGAGTTTTTATGTTCATGGTCCTTATTATTCTATAAAGCAGACGTGTGATCTCCTGTTTccttattcttgatttaaccaaagattttttttttcttttttcttcttaagcTGGTTTTAATATCAAATGTTCATTAAagctaaataatatttattagatggggggggggaatcatttcacatttttcgAGCAGGTACAGATGGGGTGGTGGCTGGAAAGTCGATGCCTAAGAATGTAATGTGTCTGCTTCAGGGCTTCTGGAGAGCCTGACGGTGAATTACCGCTACGCCACCCTCGCGTTTCTGTTTTTAGCTGGAAAACGTATCACTTTCTGCGCTCTCCGCAGCACAGACCTCTCTGAGATGGTGGAGAGGCTTGTGTttgactgacattttttttcttcttcagtgcGTTTCTTGTTTGAACAAATGCTGTGCTCGCCGGTATGCGTTGCCAATTACAGTCTCTCCAAAAACGGCCTTAATTTTTCACCACAGGACTTCATCTTCGACCTCTTGACACCAGACATATCCGTTGCAGTCTCTCTGCTGGTGTTCGGAAGAACTTCAGGAATGCTTGCTATGGACGTtgagtgtttatatttataGCCATAAAATCTAGTAAATGCTATTTCTTTTGCAGAATGGTAAAGATGTATTCTCTtggtattgttttataaccttttGTGGGTCATGTGGGAAAGACCTGAGCCACTGTTGAACCATTTTATGCTCACAAGGAATAAAGTCGCAAGATAACTCACTGAATAAAGAGATGTAAAACGGGTCCACTTGAAGTCGCTTGTATGTATTACGAGATTGGAAAATACAAAAGTCACCAAGAAAGTCTTGCTGCATCACAATAATCCaggtcaaacaaaaaaaaaaattagtaggtcctctggacaaGTTCTTAGTTCAAATGTTTCATCCCTTCAATTGTGTTTGGTTTACATAGTTTAATCCATCAAAAGcagtttattatatatatatatatatactgagcAGCTAAAAGGTGGAACCAaatattctgtatttatttactgagaaaaaaagatccaaatagatttttttaatatatatttttctgaataattataaattaacatttcaatGATGCAGTTCTAAACGTTTTTTTCCAGCACAAAAAGCCTCATTGCTACATTTAGTCATGGGACAAAATAAGTGCGTCACAGATGTCGAGATGACTCTAAACTCTTACACCCAcgcaaaaaaacaacttttctaaTAATGAGTGAAACCAAGAAATATGGACTTAAACACATGGCTGTTGTCCATACTGGAAAAAGGCAGGAGACATTTTTGCAAAACCGAGCTCTTCTTCCATGTCTCCCAATGTTGGAGCAAGTCAGTGGGCGTCCAATTACaatagcaaaaaacaaacagatggtCCAACATTAAGTCCCTTAACCCTCAGGCTTTTAGCCGGCATCCTGTGGGCATGCTCGGTCTATTCCTGTCACCTCCGTCTCCTTCCCTGCTCGTTGCCATGTAGATCTTCATCTCCCCCTCCTCAGCAAGTAGACTTGTGTGGAAGGCTTTCTTAAAGTTCTCCGTGAACACCAGATCGGATTCTAACCGGACCTGGTTGGCCCAGATCAGCTTTGTTCCTGGTTTGCAGAAATGCTTCATGGTGACCAAGAGCTCGTCCAGGAAGTCGTGATGGTAGACCACATCGGCTGCCAGCACGTAGTCGTACCTGTAGACGGATGAAGGGTGGGCGCGCTCCAGGTCGTAGCCCCAGCTCAGAGGGGCAACCTGGGGCATGTGTCTGCAGCGGCCCCTGGTGTTCCTCATTAAGTTGGCTTGGAGGTTCCCCAAGATCTCTGGAAGGTCTGTGGCCGTGACCGCAGCTCCTGTAGATACAGACAGAAGGAAAGTTTGTAATTTGTATAAAGCCATTTTGACGTGGTGGTGCCAACAGCAGCTGTTGAGTTGGGGGTTATACGATCAGTGTGGAGCTTTCTAATCGCCTTATACGGTCCTTTTTTAAGGTTACCCTGAgatataaatatgtttgtgaCCACGACTAAAGTGCCACTGGCTGAGGAGGGATCATGAGTAAATACTTACAACTTTGTCCCCCAAAACCCTTTGGGGAGATGCTGTGGGGGTACGGGATACTGGAGATGCTTTCAGAGCCATACAATCTTTGTATGGACGTAGCAAAAGCCGTGTCTGTAATCTGGGCTTGAATCCCGTGTTTTGGTGACCACGCCGGCATCCCTCGATTGCGAGGCGATGGACGCCCATGGCTTCTTCTCCATGCCTCCGGTGGAAGTCCCGGTAGCTGCGCATCTCTGCCCAGGCAGCGCGAGCCAGCTGTCCGCGGCTTCCACCAGGCGCCCGACGCTGCCAGCTAAGCCCGATCGTTTTCAGTCTGCGCTGACCGAAAGGGCGTACAAAGCAGCTGCCCTCTCGGCCAGAGCCCTCAACGCCCTCTCCATCCTCACCGCCTACCAAGCGGAGTTGTTTGGCGCGTCCGCTGAGGAGCAAGACCCGGATGCGTGGGAGGAAATGGCGGTCATCGCCGATTTGTCTCTCCGCATCCAACGTGTCTCGGTCCAGGCCACGGGAAAAGTGATGGCAACCCTCGTCGTCCAGGAGCGAGCGAGATGGCTCAGTCTCGCTAACCTGACCGACAGGGAGCGGGATGACATCCTGGATATGCCAATCGTCCCTGAAGGCATCTTCGGCTCCGCATTGGCCACAATGCAGCAGAGATGCGAGGCAAAAAAGAAGGACAACGAGGCCCTCAAGCTTTGTCTCCCTCGGAAAGCCCCAGCGCCTTCACCTCCGGTGCAGCGCAAAACCTTTGGGCAAGCTGCCTCCCAGCCGCCGCGTTTTAAAATACCGAGACGGCCACCACCACCTGGCCAGCCCCTCCCGATGAGGAAGGAGCGCGGAGCCGGCTGGCATGGGAAATCCGCCTCCCCGACCGCTGCGCCGCCGCTGCCCACAGCCGCCGCGACCTCGGTCCCCCGGgcgatgaagaaaaagagagcggCCTGACAGCCGCCCGTTCCTCAGTTGGTGCAGCCTGCAGTTCCCCGTTGCGCAGGCCCACCGTTTTGGCTTGTTCGTGCGCGCCCCGTGCCACCGCTGCCCGTTCCAGAGCCGGTCCGCGAGGAGAGGGACATCGCCTCGGAGAGTTGCGCTGTTGCGCCCCGAGCAGAATGTCCAcaagcacacacatacacacacgttcGAAGCTTGAacggtgtgaaaataaaaacaataaatctgtCACATCCAGGCCACGAGCCGAGGgtgcagataataaaaaaagccaaaacaaacaatgcTCTCTCCATAAGCAGGGTGGCCATTCAGCCCCCTGCAGCCCTGCTACCGGGATGGCCGTCGCCGTCCCCgcggagcagagcagagcgCCCCGTCACACCTGCGGTGGTACCCGAGGATCATTTCCCGGCTCTACCACAGGGGGGCGCGGAGCAAAAGCCGCAGTATGCTCCTGCTCTTTCTCTCAAATGGGAAAGCTGGAAAGCAGCAGCGGCCCCACCGTGGGTATTACGCACAATTTCCCGGGGATACAGGCTTCAATTCGCCACTGTCCCTCCCCGTTTCTCCGGCGTAGTACActcacatgcacagggagaatcaGCTCGAGAGGAGATCCTCTCTCTGATAGACAAACGAGCGGTTTCTGTCGTATCTCCCGAACAGAGTCTGTCAGGGTTTTACTCCAGATACTTCCTCGTCCccaaacgggggggggggggggggggggggggggggggggggggggggaatccgCCCTATTCTGGACCTGAGAGCCCTGAACAAATTCCTGCGGAAATACAAGTTCAGGATGCTGACACATGCAGCACTGCTGCGTCTAGTAAGACCGAACGACTGGTTTTCGTCCGTGGATCTGAAAGATGCGTATTTCCACATTCCCATTTACCCCCCTCACAGACAATATCTCCGATTTGCCTTTCAAGGGGTGTGTTACGAATACCGTGTTCTACCATTCGGCCTGTCTCTCAGCCCGAGGGTTTTCATACGGTGCACAGAGGCCGCGGTAGCCCCGCTCAGACGCCGTGGGATACGTCTGGCCACGTATTTGGACGACTGGCTCCTGTTAGCGCAGTCAGAACAGGAAGCCAGGGTTCACACACATATTGTCACAGCACACCTgatggatttgggttttgtgatAAATATGGAAAAGAGCCACCTATCTCCGACGCAGGAGATATGCTTTCTGGGGTTATCCCTGCGCTCTGTGCCGTTCACAGCTCGCCTATCAGAGGAGAGGGTGACGACTTTCAGAGCTTGCCTTGCACACTTCCGTCGGCACAGATCCGTCCAGTTCAGACTGTGCCTTCGGTTGCTGGGTCTGATGGCCATCCTCGTGATTCGCCTCGGCCGTCTTCACATGCGGGACTTTAAGCGCTGGGTCGCTTCGCTCCGAATGGACCCCGTGCGTCATGGCGCACGGCGGATAACGGTCACAGCGGACTGTGTAACAGCTCTGCGCTGTTGGCGAGCCCCGTCCTTCCTGACCCAAGGGGTGCCCATGGGCACCGTCTCGTCCAGGAAGGTTGTGACCACGGATGCCAGCCTATACGGCTGGGGCGGCATTCACGAGGGCAGGTCTGTGAGGGGTCGCTGGAGCCAAGCTCTCCAGCGCCTGCACATAAACTTCCTCGAActttcagctgtgtttctttccctGAGACACTTCCTCCCATTCCTCTCAGGTCACCATGTCCTGGTGAGGACAGACAACACGACAACAGTGGCGTATATCAACCGCCAGGGAGGCTTGCGCTCTCGTATGTTGCACGATCGGGCACGCGAACTGATCCTCTGGAGCAGTGCCCACTTTCTCTCCCTGAGGGCGACGCACGTCCCGGGAGATTTAAACACAGGTGCGGACCTGCTGTCCAGGGGCGCGCCAATGTACGGAGAATGGACGCTGCACCCGCAAGTCGTGGAGCAGATATGGGCGCGCTATGGCCGCGCCCAGATAGATCTGTTCGCGTCCAGGGAAAACGCTCGATGCGAGCTGTTCTTCTCTCTGAGGACCCTGAATGCTCCCCTGGGCGTAGACGCACTAGCGCACGCTTGGCCGCACGAGCTGCTCTACGCGTTCCCCCCGCTGGCCCTGATACCCCCTACTCTCGCCAGAGTGAGGGCATCCAATCACAAGCTGATCCTGATAGCTCCACACTGGCCAGCACAACACTGGCTGGCGGAGATATTCCAGATGCTGTGCGCCCAGCCTTGGCAGCTGCCGCTGCGCAGGGACTTGCTCTCGCAGGGGGCGGGGACAGTGTTCCACCCGCACCCGGAGCGACTGCAGCTGTGGGCCTGGCCCGTGAGTGGCTCAATTTGACCACTGCTGGGCTCCCTCAGAGTGTAGTTAATACTATACAAAATGCCAGGGCTCCCTCCACCAGGACTCTATATGGCTCCAAGTGGGGACTGTTTGAGCGGTGGTGTCTTGAACGGGACTACGTTCCTTTTCAGTGTTCTGTACCAGCGATTCTGTCGTATAATATATGAACGTATTATGGGAATAACAAAGaatcaaaaacatgcaaatacacagaaattgttgttttaaatattcaagCACTatatcaaattttttcaaaaaataacaaataatcacCATTGAAATTGGTTTTTAAACACGTTTTGCTGGAAACTACTCAAGAAAAAACACGAAGGAGCTTGTTAAATGGATAATTTTGGTTACCAAGGTGACCGGGTGCTCGTGCGACCGTTGGTCAACGTCCCCGCCCTGTCCGTTTGCGGGAGACCTGGTAGCAGAGAAAGCGCAACATCGACAGTTCGTGGAACGACCCGAAAGCCTTTACTTggataaaaatgagagaaaTAGTTTATCTGCAGGCTGGCCAATGCGGCAACCAGATTGGAGCGAAGGTTAGAAAATTCTTATGTGTAAAAGTTGAAGGTTAAATTCGTTGGGACGCCGGTGTGAAAAGTTATATTTAGTTTGTGCGGGCTGTTAAACTACCGTTAGCTAGCTAAACAGAAAAAGCTAATGTAGCCGTTAACTAAAGAGTTAACGATAGCCGTTGGTTTATGTTACCTTTGGTAAGTCTGGCAGCTCAAATTATTATTTGAATTattatttgagttttttttttctttctgcgtTTTTAGTTCTGGGAGGTGATCAGTGACGAACACGGCATTGACCCAACCGGGACATACCATGGAGACAGTGACCTGCAGCTGGACCGGATCAACGTATACTACAACGAGGCGTCAGGTTTGCTTCGAGCTGTTTTAATGCGCTGAAGTTTAGTGGAGCTCGAAGTGACTTAATATCTCCTGGAAACGTTTTTGTACCGTTACCGCCCGCCAGAGGGCCTTCGCATTCTCTAGTTTGAATTCACTAAGGAACCGTTACCATGACGACCTAGAACCATGCCTAACAGTTGCTAACGGTTTTCTCATCGATGTTGACTTGGTTggccttttttttgtaattacagTTGATGGGGAAAATGGTACGTGATTCTTGTCCTGCAAACCGTTTAGAATTAATATCTGcatagattttaatttaatatttttctttttacccccAGAAACtttctagatttttttatttttaaaataaacactccTGTCCAACTCTCTTGTCAAAAAGACAAGgctatttttatgttatgtactccTCCACTAATCCTAGGTGGAAAGTATGTCCCCCGTGCTGTGCTGGTGGACTTGGAGCCAGGCACTATGGACTCTGTGAGGTCTGGTCCATTTGGGCAGGTGTTTAGACctgacaattttgtttttggtgaGTATATTActgtaagcattttattttgaataagaaAGGCAAATCACAATATAGGGTGGCTACACAAAACCGAAACATTAATGCAATTATGAATTCCTCAACTTTTCCCACATACAATGTTTCCAGGCAACACGAGGCATCTGAACTGGAAACAAAAGAGTCTTATTTAATTTATGCACacaatgaaaatgtttctttaaagctattcatttaaaatgtaaggAAATCTAAACAGATTTGATTAAGACAGGAAGAAGTTAGGCTGATAGGCCATGCtggataaataaaaacctttacaTTAACGTGCAGACATGCTGTTGATTTACACGTACAACCCACCAGTAGACCGCAACTAAGGGCTACTATAACCATTACATTTGTTTAAAGAATATATCCCAAATTATGAAATGTGGAAAATGGATGCAAATCTGTACAgatgtcattaattaaaactacTAGTCATGGAAGCCCCTTAAACTGTCTTCTCAATGTGATTTGTTGTAACGTAagctgacttttctttttggtattttgtgTAACAGGCCAGAGTGGTGCTGGTAACAACTGGGCTAAAGGCCACTACACCGAAGGAGCTGAGCTAGTGGACTCGGTTCTGGATGTGGTGAGAAAGGAGGCTGAGAGCTGCGACTGTCTGCAGGGTTTCCAGCTCACCCATTCCCTCGGAGGAGGCACAGGCTCCGGCATGGGCACGCTCCTAATCAACAAGATCCGAGAGGAGTACCCAGACCGCATCATGAACACTTTTAGTGTTGTGCCTTCACCTAAGGTTTATATCATGCATTCAAATATGTTCAGATATAATGCTGGGCCTAATAGCTGCTTCCTCCTAATGTTAAATCAGCTTCCATAGTCATggtttcctttgttttcccCCTGACAGGTGTCGGACACTGTGGTGGAGCCCTATAACGCCACCCTCTCTGTCCACCACCTGGTCGAGAACACCGACGAGACCTTCTGCATTGACAACGAGGCTCTGTACGACATCTGCTTCCGTACATTAAAGCTGCCCACACCCACCTACGGTGATCTAAACCACCTGGTCTCAGCCACCATGAGCGGCGTAACCACCTGTTTACGCTTCCCTGGTCAGCTCAACGCTGATCTGAGGAAACTGGCCATCTACATGGTGCCGTTCCGCAGATTGCACTTCTTCATGTCAGGCTTTGCCCCGCTGACGAGCCGAGGCAGCCAGCAGTACAGGTAGAGGCGGCTCCCAAATCCaccttttttatgttgttaacacgtgctgaaaaaaatcttaatttcatCTGAATGTCTGTCTTTTCAAGGGCTCTGACAGTTCCTAAACTCACCAGGCAGATGTTTGATGCCAAAAACATGATGGCAGCTTGTGATCCACGCCACGGGCGCTACCTCACAGTAGCTGCCATCTTCCGAGGCCGCGTGTCGATTAAAGAAGTGGACGAGCAGATGCTGAACATGCAGAACAAGAACAGCAGCTACTTCGTCGACTGGATCCCAAACAATGTGAAGACGGCGGTCTGTGACATCCCGCCGCGTGGCCTCAAGATGGCTGCCACTTTCATTGGAAACAGCACAGCCATTCAGGAGCTGTTCAAGCGCATCTCGGAGCAGTTCACCGCCATGTTCCGCCGCAAAGCTTTTCTCCACTGGTGAGTAGAGCGCAGTGAGCCACGTGGTGTCCCGGGGCGTTGTGTAGATCCTAAAGTTGTGTCGTCACAGGTACACCGGCGAGGGCATGGACGAGATGGAGTTCACCGAGGCCGAGAGCAACATGAACGACCTGGTGTCCGAGTACCAGCAGTATCAGGAGGCCACCGCAGAAGAAGAGGGAGAGTTTGAAGAGGGTGACGAAGACATGGCCTAAGCAGCGACTTTGTTTAGGCGTAGCCAATAAGCAGATGTCGGCTTTTCTTGCTTTAATCCAAGTTTCAAAACACTGACAAGTGTAATGGTTAGCGACAGTTCTACTGGTTTtgaaagttttaaggtttttctCTCAGACAGTCCAGATGGTTTTATGGGTTACACTGACTAGCAGTAAAGTGCTAACCCTTTTTAACAGTTACTGCTTTTTTCCTGGTTTGTTCATAAgtattaaataaagatttctaatttgCTGCTATTCTGGATTATTGTTCCCGCCAGTCACAGGTGTGTAGCTACAATTCAATCTCAAGGGGTTCTAACGCCAtctactttttattgacccaaCACTTAAATTTAATAACATGATGTTCAGTCTGTGGCAAGAAAATAAGATCAGTTTCTGATGGgcttaaagcaggggtgtcataCTCATTTccatatggggccactttggcgtcatgaagtcattaaaagggccggttgcatgtgtatagacgatacttttcatttcataatttcattccagttcacatagaagtataaaaaatgcacggTAACATAGAAATAGCAACCATAGGCCCCAGACATGTTTAGTCTTACCTGTGTGTGAACACTGGATGGTGCTGTAAGTCAGCCATACAGTTGCTGTGGTTGCTGCTGCTTAAGGTTAGACTCACACATatctgagtaactaatcatctTGCTACGGTTCAGAATATGTTTATTTCATAACAGAAAACAACTCCTAAAAACGTCAGTCAAATCAGCTAATCATACGAAACATCCACGCTTCAtccactcctggagtaatagggccaggttagattattttaattattttattctttagaataaattcaggagaatgaagctaaagggatacgaaaataaacttgtaatattacaaaaagaaatactacgaacacaaagtatattcagagattaaagtaattgttcaaaaattgTAATatagaatagagaaaactgaacagcttgaaaaatatgacctaaGCAGAATCtgaagatatctacgcagctcctTGACAGACTACAtccaacttttctgcactccaagagactccaagtacacaacaaaatgtatttacgGGCTTAAAAAGTGGATTTGGTATGATATATCCCCTATAAAAGGTCCTATGTCTGGCCTATACCTGATTTTCTTGACTTTTTCTGAGATTCACAACTGTCTCAGACACTTTTTCCTCTCTTGTACATTGCTTCGTAGAACATATTTTGTTCTctactttattaattttaaactcAAATGCCACAAAGAATATGCCATAGGAATATACCAAATGAGTGACAAAACAGCCCAAAAACCTGCAAGATAAATAATTaatcaagaacattttaaaggttCACAAGAAAGTGTGACTGTCTGGAAGTAAATGACAAAGAAACTGGGGAAGGTTTAAAGCTTTGAGATCAGACTCTGGAAATACATTAGTGGACAACTGTACCATCATTTTACAAAATTCAAAAGATTGTAATTAATGCTTAATCAAATACACTTAAAAACCTTGGGTCCAGTTTTACACCCAGAAGTAAAGGATCTAGAGACCAAAACAGTTctgaaacataatttttaacACTTTGAATgagtctgtgttttatttgttagcaAAAATAGTTTCATTTCAGGCATTTTATGAATGCGTACTAACCCTGTGTTAAGTATGTGAAGTAGGCCTGCTTGTAATTATAAAGCTTAACTCTAGCCCAGGTGTGTCTTCCAAATGTTTCCCACTCTAAGTAAAATACTTTGTAAGGCACAAGAACTCAATTTGGTTAAAAACATCGACATAAATCAAGTTGTAAACTGAAAagatcattatttatttatgtttctgtcAAAGAATAGCAAGCTAAGGATTCAACCTCgcttcaagaaatattttcttcctATTTATGCCTCAGTTTATCTGTCAAAACtgcttttaaaaggtttttcccCCTTACAATCAGTTACAACGGTGGAACAAGACAAGAAAAGCTGAGAAGATGTGGGTTAGTCATTTGCAGCCTCCCCCCACCACCCTGAAGAATCGTTGGAGGCCGATTCACTCATCTGCTCAACCTGGGCTGAATTACTGATCCAAACAGAACGAGAGACCGATGGTATTTGGAAGTGTTGTTGGCAATAAGTCAGTTTACTTTGTCATCCATTCTAAATGTCACAGTGGCGTCTGCAGTCACAGGATGCCCTGAGCCCTCTCTGAACGCATCTGGGCTCTGGTCTTCTTCGCAATACTTCATCCTCCCCTCTCTGGCTCGGATGAAATGTTTAGTTCAGCCGAAGGCTCTGATTGCAGAGCCAGAGTCTCGCCTCCATTGATGAAAATAAGTAGATGTTCAATTGAGGACATCACTCAGgtataaaacataaattgtaTATCTGAAGAGCGGGGCAGCAAGAGGCTGTTCTCTAAACAAGATCATACTCTGCAAGAGCAGGAAGCTGAAAGACCAAAATCAGGAGGAAGGGAAGGAGAGGGCAGGCGCTTCAAATGGTGCAACTCAAGTGCAAATGGATTATCTTCAAAGCAGGCAGAGCAATGCCCACTGCTATATTCTGAGACTTGTCCCCGATGTTTCATTGCAACAAGAAAGCCCGAAGGGGATATCCTTCTTCTAGCTTAGACAGCTGACTTTTACGgtcaataaaactatttaaaaaaaacagaaaggtcAAAGATTAAaggtgtttaaacacaaagacCAACACTGAGGCTTAAATGAATCATCACATTCTGCTCATTCTCATTTACAACAGATTGATACGAGATAATGACATTTTTCTTACCTGACCAACCAGCAGCCCCAGCACGCAGCTCATCAACATCCACACAGCCATCCTGATAACCGGGACTCTGAACTTCACTCTGCACACACCTCTGACCACAGCTGGATCTGAGCCTCCTCTGTGGCTTTACAGCACAGGAAAAAAGTGCTAAAACACATCAACTTCCTAACCTTTCTCTGTCTTTCCTTCTCTCTGTCCCTCCACTGTGCGCGCCTGCCCGTACTTTCCTCTCCCAGCATCTGTCTCCTACAGCTCCACCCTGTCCATAGCTGGGATATGTCTCACAGTCGTGGGGTAAAGGGGGCTAGAATTTCAGCAGCAGGCCTCCAATGAACCCCAGCACATGTGCTGTCACTCATGGGCCCGatggaagagagagagagagagagagagagagagagagaagcatgAAGAGAGAAGTAGAGCAGCTGCTGGCGACAGGAAACAGTAAGCGAGGATGTTAACTTTTTCAAAACGAGACGAGACAAGAAGGCAAAGGGAAAGGTTGtaagaaaaagctaaaagaaTGACGTGAGTCTGAATTTTAACTTTAGTCTTCCTTCAAGCGACTGCTTCTATTTCTTTTATactatttacaaataaaacaaactaggTGAAATTAATGCACTTTAggaatcaaataaaaatcaatttctCATCCAGATTTGGAAGAAAGGATTAACAGCagagattaaaaaaactaattatatttGGCTATTAGAAAGCGACAGACAGACAGCATCAAGGAAGGAGCTTAGCTCTGAGTTGGAACAGGGAAACATCTGTCCTGAAGTCTAAATATATTCAACacctc comes from Fundulus heteroclitus isolate FHET01 chromosome 4, MU-UCD_Fhet_4.1, whole genome shotgun sequence and encodes:
- the LOC118563007 gene encoding tubulin beta-4 chain-like; amino-acid sequence: MREIVYLQAGQCGNQIGAKFWEVISDEHGIDPTGTYHGDSDLQLDRINVYYNEASGGKYVPRAVLVDLEPGTMDSVRSGPFGQVFRPDNFVFGQSGAGNNWAKGHYTEGAELVDSVLDVVRKEAESCDCLQGFQLTHSLGGGTGSGMGTLLINKIREEYPDRIMNTFSVVPSPKVSDTVVEPYNATLSVHHLVENTDETFCIDNEALYDICFRTLKLPTPTYGDLNHLVSATMSGVTTCLRFPGQLNADLRKLAIYMVPFRRLHFFMSGFAPLTSRGSQQYRALTVPKLTRQMFDAKNMMAACDPRHGRYLTVAAIFRGRVSIKEVDEQMLNMQNKNSSYFVDWIPNNVKTAVCDIPPRGLKMAATFIGNSTAIQELFKRISEQFTAMFRRKAFLHWYTGEGMDEMEFTEAESNMNDLVSEYQQYQEATAEEEGEFEEGDEDMA
- the LOC105920405 gene encoding protein-lysine methyltransferase METTL21C, encoding MRNTRGRCRHMPQVAPLSWGYDLERAHPSSVYRYDYVLAADVVYHHDFLDELLVTMKHFCKPGTKLIWANQVRLESDLVFTENFKKAFHTSLLAEEGEMKIYMATSREGDGGDRNRPSMPTGCRLKA